Proteins found in one Acinetobacter sp. XH1741 genomic segment:
- a CDS encoding helix-turn-helix transcriptional regulator translates to MTALLEQDLSPSEFTLFSEILWKLGSGKGQYNLRENIIADIAILLRADFAASYIWDSAHNLSKKGVIWKIDPKAMKDYESVWQFADPITAQLRKLQKPTFVNEVMPLADLKKTPYYNEFLRAYGLYHGINIYFVRNGMDIGDLRIWRAKDADTFGDREKRILNLLEPYFTQALPADLSTQYGLTSREQEVVRLVSKGLSDKHVANLLGIGFTTLRTHLNNSMRKIGCNNRTEMALLIQH, encoded by the coding sequence ATGACTGCACTTTTAGAACAAGATTTAAGCCCCTCTGAGTTCACCTTGTTTTCTGAAATATTATGGAAACTTGGCTCAGGGAAAGGGCAATACAATTTACGTGAAAATATCATTGCAGATATTGCCATTTTATTAAGGGCCGATTTCGCTGCATCTTATATTTGGGATTCAGCGCATAACTTATCGAAAAAAGGCGTGATATGGAAAATCGACCCAAAAGCCATGAAGGACTATGAGAGTGTTTGGCAATTTGCAGATCCGATTACTGCACAGCTTCGTAAACTCCAGAAACCGACATTTGTAAATGAAGTCATGCCTCTAGCTGACCTTAAAAAAACACCGTATTACAATGAGTTTTTAAGAGCCTATGGTTTGTATCACGGTATAAATATTTACTTTGTCCGAAATGGCATGGATATTGGTGATTTACGCATTTGGCGTGCGAAAGACGCCGATACGTTTGGTGACCGTGAAAAAAGAATATTAAACCTACTTGAGCCTTATTTTACTCAAGCCTTACCAGCAGATTTATCAACCCAATACGGTTTAACTTCACGTGAACAAGAAGTGGTTCGCTTGGTATCTAAAGGCTTAAGTGATAAACACGTGGCAAATTTACTAGGTATTGGTTTTACCACATTAAGAACTCATTTGAACAATTCTATGAGAAAAATCGGCTGCAATAATCGCACTGAAATGGCGTTGCTTATTCAACATTAA
- the iaaH gene encoding indoleacetamide hydrolase, giving the protein MLNTHEKNNWIESLDLSNASVDFITQLIQERKVSCEELVHHYFNTIEKQQSLNAFISTDKASAIQQAQYWDKYLLSGKPCPALMGILIAVKDNIHVAGFPNSAGTPALAQFRPQTSAPVIQKLIDHGAIIVGKANMHELAFGVTGYNTAMHIEGVVGIRNAVNPLHIAGGSSSGSAVAVAAGMVPIAMGTDTGASIRLPSALNGCVGFRPTVGRYSQDGITPISHTRDTAGPIAHTVSDIILIDELITQEPRKKPLPPHQIRLGINSYFWNNLDEDVHEQAHIALELLKDAGVEIIPVDMPNLEQLNQAVSFPVAIYEGKYDLIQYLKDHQVNLTIEAVVDQISSPDVQAIFKLNILPELTLDPTGQIVPVLPLYEKAINEARPQLIELYQNTFKAHNLHALLFPTSPIVAPLANEQVYLIETFQTLMRNTDPGSNIGIPGLSLPIGKGAKSKLPVGFEIDGLAHQDSELLAIGVTLEEIFKGLNK; this is encoded by the coding sequence ATGTTAAATACACATGAAAAAAATAACTGGATCGAATCACTTGATCTATCAAATGCCTCAGTAGATTTCATTACTCAATTGATTCAAGAGAGAAAAGTATCTTGTGAAGAGCTTGTGCATCATTACTTCAATACGATTGAAAAACAGCAATCCTTAAACGCATTTATTAGCACAGATAAGGCTTCGGCAATTCAACAAGCTCAATATTGGGATAAATACCTACTCAGTGGAAAACCATGTCCAGCTTTGATGGGTATTTTAATTGCGGTTAAAGATAATATTCATGTTGCAGGTTTCCCAAATAGTGCAGGTACACCAGCTTTAGCTCAATTTAGACCTCAAACTTCTGCGCCCGTTATTCAAAAACTGATTGATCACGGCGCGATTATTGTTGGTAAAGCCAATATGCACGAATTGGCCTTTGGGGTCACAGGTTATAATACTGCCATGCATATAGAGGGCGTGGTGGGTATACGAAATGCCGTAAACCCATTACATATTGCGGGCGGATCTTCTTCGGGTAGTGCGGTAGCTGTTGCCGCGGGTATGGTTCCGATTGCTATGGGCACAGACACAGGCGCTTCGATTAGATTACCGAGTGCATTAAATGGTTGTGTGGGTTTTCGTCCAACGGTAGGACGGTATTCACAAGACGGTATTACCCCAATTTCACATACTCGGGATACCGCTGGCCCCATAGCGCATACCGTATCGGATATTATTTTAATTGATGAGCTTATTACTCAAGAACCAAGAAAAAAACCATTACCACCTCATCAAATTCGGCTCGGTATCAATTCATATTTTTGGAATAATTTAGATGAAGACGTTCATGAGCAGGCGCATATTGCGCTTGAGCTTTTAAAAGATGCTGGAGTCGAAATTATTCCTGTCGATATGCCGAATTTAGAACAGCTCAATCAAGCGGTTTCATTTCCTGTGGCCATCTATGAAGGCAAATATGATCTGATTCAATATTTGAAAGATCATCAGGTAAATTTGACCATAGAGGCTGTAGTCGATCAGATTTCAAGCCCAGATGTACAAGCAATTTTTAAACTGAATATTCTTCCTGAGTTAACTCTAGATCCGACGGGGCAAATTGTTCCTGTTTTACCTTTGTATGAAAAAGCCATTAATGAAGCTCGGCCACAGTTGATTGAACTCTACCAAAACACCTTTAAAGCGCATAACTTACATGCTTTATTATTTCCGACGTCACCAATTGTTGCACCACTAGCAAACGAACAAGTCTATTTAATAGAAACTTTCCAGACACTAATGCGAAACACAGACCCCGGCAGTAATATTGGAATACCGGGACTGAGCTTACCCATAGGAAAGGGTGCGAAATCAAAACTGCCAGTTGGATTTGAAATAGATGGCCTAGCTCACCAAGATAGTGAGCTGCTTGCGATAGGAGTAACTTTAGAAGAAATTTTTAAGGGTTTAAATAAATAA
- a CDS encoding HlyD family secretion protein encodes MDNVAQLETDTNFQSRKKITWGVFSVLLLFLVAGIVYYFFVYRFYQSTDNAYVQADVTWVMPKISGEVMELLINDNQVVKKGETLAVLDHRDYQARYDQARSVVSLKEAALGVQQQNEKSAKSSITEANSGVVAAQADLSRLKKEYERYQDLLKDGVITRQNFEGIQSQYLTAQAQLSKAQAAVNAAEAQLGSLQASRAQLLADIQSANANLNLYQVDLASSKVVSPVSGKIGSLAIQKGSRVSPQTRLMAIIPENSLYVQANFKETQIEKMHIGQKVKLKLDAYPSLTYTGKIESFSPASGATFSLMPPDNATGNFNKVVQRIPVRIAIDSSPHIDLIKPGMSVSATVDLRT; translated from the coding sequence ATGGATAACGTAGCTCAGCTAGAAACTGATACTAATTTCCAAAGTCGAAAGAAAATAACTTGGGGTGTTTTTAGTGTCCTGCTGTTATTTTTAGTTGCCGGTATTGTATATTATTTTTTTGTATATCGATTCTATCAATCTACTGATAATGCTTATGTGCAAGCTGATGTGACTTGGGTTATGCCAAAGATTTCAGGCGAAGTGATGGAGTTATTAATTAACGATAATCAGGTGGTAAAAAAAGGGGAAACTTTAGCGGTATTAGACCATCGTGACTATCAAGCTCGTTATGACCAAGCTCGTTCTGTAGTCAGCTTAAAAGAAGCTGCACTGGGCGTACAACAACAAAATGAAAAGTCTGCTAAGTCGTCAATTACCGAAGCAAATAGTGGTGTAGTGGCAGCACAAGCCGACCTATCTCGTTTGAAAAAAGAATATGAGCGCTATCAAGATTTATTAAAAGATGGCGTGATTACCCGACAAAATTTTGAAGGGATCCAGTCTCAATATTTAACAGCTCAAGCACAGCTCAGCAAAGCGCAAGCCGCCGTAAATGCAGCAGAAGCTCAGTTGGGGAGCTTACAAGCCAGTCGAGCGCAGCTTTTAGCAGATATTCAAAGTGCCAATGCAAATTTAAACCTGTATCAGGTTGATTTAGCTTCTTCAAAAGTGGTCAGTCCTGTTTCGGGTAAGATCGGTAGCCTTGCAATTCAAAAAGGTTCACGCGTTTCTCCACAAACTCGCTTAATGGCAATCATTCCTGAAAATAGTTTGTATGTACAAGCAAACTTCAAAGAAACCCAAATTGAAAAAATGCATATTGGTCAAAAAGTGAAGTTAAAACTTGATGCCTATCCGAGTCTCACCTATACCGGAAAAATTGAGAGTTTTTCACCAGCTTCAGGCGCAACTTTTTCACTCATGCCACCAGACAATGCAACGGGTAACTTTAACAAGGTTGTACAGCGTATTCCTGTACGTATTGCCATAGATTCAAGCCCGCATATTGATTTGATTAAACCTGGAATGTCGGTGAGTGCCACCGTGGACCTAAGAACTTAA
- a CDS encoding DHA2 family efflux MFS transporter permease subunit codes for MNKHLEAEWRFPAKTAWAIFAAMIFGNFMAILDIQIVASSLNEVQAGMSASRYEVTWVQTVYLIAEIIAIPMSSIVSRVLSTRVYYTMCAIGFTVSSLLCALSWNLESLLVFRGIQGFMGGGMIPTSMTALYLLFPEPKRSLPLVMFGMISTLGPAIGPTIGGWLTNNFSWHWMFLINIIPGIIIATVIYSGPNIDRANYSLIKSMDWLSLVGMAMFLGGLEYFLDEGARHDWLADTGVRVAFMVCVVGGMIFFSRSFTQPKPLLDLSVFKNKNFTLSAITTFVIGMALYGLGYMIPVFLGQVREMNSSQIGHVMMVTGIVMFCFAPFLAWLIPNFDTRKTVFVGMILAGFGVWLNSHLSIHSDYDFMFWPQIYRGIGLMICLIVVSHLAMSTLPLSKVADASGIYNLMRNIGGAVGLALINSSLDWLTAMHVTQINQAMTPQNWIFTERLDQLTAQYQEVGANAQQIALSVIYRDIHFQALTSSFNDLLRMLAIIMFVTAFLTIFMDRGKKMNM; via the coding sequence ATGAATAAGCATCTTGAAGCCGAGTGGAGGTTTCCCGCAAAAACTGCATGGGCAATTTTTGCTGCCATGATTTTTGGCAACTTCATGGCGATTCTTGATATTCAGATTGTGGCGAGTTCTCTAAACGAAGTTCAAGCTGGTATGAGTGCAAGTCGTTATGAAGTCACTTGGGTACAAACGGTTTATTTAATTGCCGAAATTATTGCAATTCCAATGTCGAGTATTGTCTCGCGAGTGCTTTCAACACGGGTGTATTACACCATGTGTGCAATTGGCTTTACGGTGAGTTCTTTACTTTGTGCTTTGTCATGGAACTTGGAAAGTTTACTGGTGTTCCGTGGCATTCAAGGTTTTATGGGCGGCGGCATGATTCCGACTTCCATGACGGCGTTGTATTTACTGTTTCCAGAACCAAAACGTTCATTGCCTTTGGTTATGTTTGGCATGATCAGTACTTTAGGTCCAGCGATTGGTCCAACCATTGGCGGTTGGCTTACCAATAATTTTTCATGGCACTGGATGTTCCTGATTAATATTATTCCGGGCATTATCATTGCCACAGTCATTTACTCAGGTCCAAATATCGACCGCGCGAATTATTCACTCATCAAAAGCATGGACTGGCTCAGTCTGGTGGGTATGGCGATGTTTTTGGGTGGGCTTGAATATTTCCTCGATGAAGGCGCACGGCATGACTGGCTTGCAGACACAGGCGTTCGGGTTGCATTTATGGTCTGCGTTGTTGGCGGCATGATTTTCTTCTCTAGAAGTTTTACCCAGCCTAAGCCTTTGCTCGATTTATCGGTATTTAAAAATAAAAACTTTACTTTAAGTGCCATCACAACATTTGTGATTGGTATGGCGCTGTACGGCTTGGGTTACATGATTCCCGTGTTTCTTGGGCAAGTCCGTGAAATGAATAGTAGCCAAATTGGTCACGTCATGATGGTGACAGGCATTGTCATGTTTTGCTTTGCGCCGTTCCTTGCTTGGCTTATTCCTAACTTTGATACCCGAAAAACTGTATTTGTTGGAATGATTCTGGCGGGCTTTGGGGTTTGGCTTAATTCGCACCTCAGCATTCATAGCGATTATGACTTTATGTTTTGGCCTCAAATTTACCGTGGTATTGGTCTCATGATTTGCCTGATTGTGGTTTCGCATTTGGCTATGAGTACGTTGCCACTCAGTAAAGTGGCCGACGCCAGCGGTATTTATAACCTGATGCGTAATATTGGCGGTGCGGTTGGACTGGCACTTATTAACTCATCGCTAGACTGGTTGACCGCAATGCATGTCACCCAGATTAATCAGGCGATGACACCACAAAACTGGATATTTACAGAACGGCTCGATCAGCTCACGGCGCAATATCAAGAAGTCGGTGCAAATGCTCAGCAAATCGCGCTAAGTGTGATTTACCGCGACATTCATTTTCAGGCACTGACATCTAGCTTTAATGATTTATTACGCATGCTTGCAATCATTATGTTTGTGACCGCCTTTTTAACCATCTTTATGGACAGGGGGAAGAAAATGAATATGTAA